A region from the Desulfonatronum thioautotrophicum genome encodes:
- a CDS encoding dihydrolipoyl dehydrogenase family protein: MQQHDVIVIGSGTAGYTAAHACRKAGKSVLVADKRPFGGTCAMRGCQPKKILVAAAAAMHGANALHGQGIVGDSRLDWPSLMRFKRDFTEAVPERSLQGFHDAGINTAHGAVTFTGPNQLRIGSDIHTAEHVVIATGTVPRTLSVPGAELLLDSDAFLELDNLPESIAFLGGGFICFEFAFICALAGVRTTIVHRSDRFLRNFDADMVDQLLEAGRDLGITFLPENRVEKVEKSSQNLTLTLSGQEPSELLVHAAVAAVGRVPEVHDLALDVAGVTASSRGVTVNAFMQSVSNPAVYAVGDVADTPFQLATTADMEAETAAANILGGNKTQADHAAVPHAVFSMPTLARVGMSEQEARQAADEQGFQLTVNTGDATVWMTSKRIGQRHAAYKVLLNQDADTILGAHLLGHNAEEMINIFAMAIKFGLTRTQLKSLLWAYPTHVSDIKYMI, encoded by the coding sequence ATGCAACAGCACGACGTGATCGTCATCGGGTCCGGTACTGCGGGCTATACCGCCGCGCATGCCTGCCGCAAGGCTGGAAAAAGTGTCCTGGTGGCGGACAAGCGACCGTTCGGCGGAACCTGCGCCATGCGTGGCTGCCAGCCCAAAAAGATCCTGGTGGCCGCGGCCGCGGCCATGCACGGAGCCAACGCCCTGCATGGGCAGGGGATAGTCGGGGATAGCCGCCTGGACTGGCCAAGCTTGATGCGCTTCAAGCGGGACTTCACCGAAGCGGTGCCGGAAAGATCCCTACAGGGCTTTCACGATGCCGGAATCAACACGGCCCATGGCGCCGTGACCTTCACCGGCCCCAATCAGTTGCGCATCGGATCTGATATCCACACAGCCGAGCACGTCGTCATCGCAACCGGAACCGTTCCCCGAACATTGTCTGTCCCTGGTGCGGAGCTACTTTTGGACAGTGATGCTTTTCTGGAACTGGACAACCTGCCGGAAAGCATTGCTTTTCTGGGTGGCGGTTTCATCTGTTTCGAATTTGCCTTCATTTGCGCCCTGGCCGGTGTCCGAACGACAATCGTCCACCGGAGCGATCGCTTTTTGCGCAACTTCGATGCGGATATGGTCGACCAACTGCTGGAGGCCGGAAGAGATTTGGGTATCACCTTTCTCCCCGAGAACAGGGTCGAAAAGGTGGAAAAGTCCAGCCAGAACCTTACGCTGACCCTCTCCGGTCAGGAACCCTCCGAACTCCTGGTCCATGCCGCGGTGGCGGCCGTAGGCCGGGTGCCCGAGGTGCATGATCTGGCCCTGGATGTAGCCGGGGTGACCGCCTCATCTCGAGGGGTGACCGTGAATGCCTTCATGCAGAGTGTTTCCAACCCCGCGGTCTACGCCGTGGGGGATGTTGCGGACACGCCATTCCAGCTGGCCACTACCGCGGATATGGAAGCGGAAACCGCGGCAGCCAATATTCTGGGCGGCAACAAGACCCAGGCGGACCATGCGGCTGTGCCCCATGCGGTATTCAGTATGCCCACCCTGGCCCGGGTGGGCATGAGCGAACAGGAGGCCCGCCAGGCTGCCGACGAACAGGGGTTTCAGCTGACCGTGAACACCGGCGACGCCACTGTCTGGATGACCTCCAAGCGCATCGGCCAAAGGCACGCGGCCTACAAGGTTTTGCTGAACCAGGACGCCGATACCATCCTGGGGGCGCACCTGTTGGGCCACAATGCCGAGGAGATGATCAACATCTTCGCCATGGCCATCAAGTTCGGCCTGACCAGAACGCAACTCAAGAGCCTGCTCTGGGCCTACCCCACGCATGTTTCGGACATCAAGTACATGATCTGA
- a CDS encoding putative bifunctional diguanylate cyclase/phosphodiesterase — MEHPPLASPCPDQHGPAFCIIDHEERLLHWNQSFADITGIARKGDNAPVFLSAAIKLATPLDNAFPATDHAPRSGHGQLHDQDGQIIPVTFFIHPIPDGADQGKMVRLLLIHEAGASPFQDASLCKVERRYQRIFEMSHRGLAKFAADGSLLYANSAFAKMFGWSDAQGVQEQGMRWWEKHCPVPEQYLRLFAILREQGNISKFQLDVLAKDGQPRKILLDAYVPDDQSNRCTSSFIAVVEDITEQHVVEQQLFQDTFTDQLTGLPNKSLFVDRVEAALRRAKDQENDLFAVAFVDIDDFKVINETYGNVLGDRILVQVGRKLQHAVRDMDLVARYGDDEFVLLLDRINDEREAVCVLERIKQSLTVPLAITEQLETVCSVSIGLVLSPGYSAAAEMLRDADKARYKSMSEKNGSPFPPPPPITLFRKPDLPWDAYQQAMELGEMFLLYRPSHRISDNTLIGFEAMLRWNHPRHGLLHPANFLPLQEPENIVFLTKWMLGQVCSRMHTWHQTYDCPALSATANMTAESFLYPELPETLQTVFEITDLDTCNLKLEFSRMAMHRFDDFGELCMRIKELDIQLAVDDYGTGYSTLLSLQRYPFVPIDTLQVNRRVVARLPDNNYYQEMVWATIMLAHSLGVEVEADGVETPEQLALLRDMHCDSAKGRLFSKPLEPEAAEALLQTHFTSRPLLN; from the coding sequence ATGGAACACCCCCCCCTCGCCTCCCCCTGCCCGGACCAGCACGGCCCGGCATTCTGCATTATCGACCACGAAGAACGCCTGCTGCACTGGAATCAATCCTTTGCCGACATCACGGGTATTGCCCGAAAAGGCGACAACGCTCCAGTCTTCCTCTCCGCGGCCATAAAACTGGCAACCCCCCTGGATAACGCCTTTCCTGCGACAGATCATGCCCCGCGCAGCGGGCATGGCCAACTCCACGATCAAGATGGGCAAATCATACCGGTGACGTTTTTCATCCACCCCATTCCGGACGGAGCGGATCAAGGCAAAATGGTCCGCTTGCTGCTCATTCACGAGGCCGGGGCAAGCCCGTTCCAGGACGCCTCGCTCTGCAAGGTGGAGCGCCGATACCAGCGAATTTTTGAGATGTCCCACCGCGGCCTGGCCAAATTTGCCGCGGACGGATCACTTCTCTACGCCAACAGTGCATTTGCGAAAATGTTTGGCTGGTCGGATGCACAGGGTGTTCAGGAACAGGGGATGCGCTGGTGGGAGAAGCACTGTCCAGTGCCGGAACAGTACCTCAGGTTGTTCGCCATTCTGCGGGAACAGGGCAACATTTCCAAGTTCCAGCTGGACGTGCTGGCCAAGGACGGGCAACCCCGCAAAATTCTCTTGGACGCCTACGTCCCGGACGATCAGAGCAACCGATGCACGTCATCCTTTATTGCCGTGGTTGAAGACATCACCGAGCAGCATGTCGTGGAGCAGCAACTGTTCCAGGACACATTCACGGATCAACTCACCGGGCTACCCAACAAATCGCTGTTTGTGGACCGGGTCGAAGCTGCCCTGCGCAGGGCTAAAGACCAGGAAAACGATCTCTTCGCGGTTGCATTCGTGGATATCGACGACTTCAAGGTGATCAACGAAACCTATGGCAATGTTCTCGGCGACCGAATTCTGGTCCAGGTCGGCCGGAAACTGCAGCATGCGGTGCGCGACATGGATCTCGTGGCCAGATACGGTGATGATGAATTCGTCCTCCTGCTGGATAGAATCAACGACGAGCGGGAAGCCGTCTGTGTCCTGGAACGGATCAAGCAGTCTCTGACAGTGCCGCTGGCCATCACGGAGCAGCTGGAAACGGTCTGTTCCGTGAGCATCGGCCTGGTACTTTCGCCGGGCTATAGCGCTGCCGCCGAGATGCTGCGCGACGCAGACAAGGCCCGGTACAAGTCCATGTCCGAGAAAAACGGCTCCCCCTTTCCCCCGCCGCCCCCGATCACCCTTTTCCGCAAGCCGGACCTGCCGTGGGATGCATATCAACAGGCCATGGAACTGGGGGAAATGTTTCTGCTCTACCGACCCTCCCACCGGATCAGCGACAACACCCTCATCGGCTTCGAAGCCATGCTGCGCTGGAATCACCCCCGGCACGGCCTGTTGCATCCAGCCAATTTCCTGCCGCTCCAGGAACCGGAGAACATTGTTTTCCTGACCAAATGGATGCTTGGCCAGGTCTGCTCCCGCATGCACACCTGGCACCAAACCTACGACTGCCCTGCACTTTCCGCTACCGCGAACATGACCGCGGAATCCTTCCTGTACCCGGAACTTCCTGAAACACTGCAGACCGTCTTCGAGATCACGGATCTGGACACCTGCAACCTGAAACTGGAATTTTCGCGCATGGCCATGCACCGCTTCGATGATTTCGGTGAGTTGTGCATGCGCATCAAGGAGCTGGACATCCAGCTGGCCGTGGACGACTACGGCACAGGATACTCCACGCTGCTTTCCCTGCAGCGCTATCCCTTCGTGCCCATCGACACCCTGCAGGTGAATCGGCGGGTCGTTGCCCGGTTGCCGGACAACAACTACTATCAGGAAATGGTCTGGGCCACGATCATGCTGGCCCACAGCCTGGGCGTGGAGGTTGAGGCGGATGGCGTGGAGACGCCGGAGCAGCTGGCCTTGCTCCGGGACATGCACTGCGACTCGGCCAAAGGCAGGCTGTTTTCCAAGCCGCTGGAACCCGAAGCCGCGGAAGCCCTGCTGCAAACCCACTTCACCTCCCGGCCGCTATTGAATTGA
- a CDS encoding 4Fe-4S dicluster domain-containing protein yields MAESKKTLYIDYNLCIGCESCEAVCGYLYGQPRIHMTRTSDGITVPISCHHCANPACLKACNVNAFHQDEDGAVVLDPKACVGCMVCLSVCPFAAISHSRSGPDPVAKCDLCAVRRAKGMTPACVEICPCGAILFGSPDEIEAELRQRVAEGIVQSHMHPERFGTQVGLRAMKKSVSVEGYAAGRKSDPED; encoded by the coding sequence ATGGCTGAATCGAAGAAAACCCTGTACATCGACTACAACTTGTGTATCGGTTGCGAGAGCTGTGAGGCGGTTTGCGGCTATCTTTACGGCCAGCCGCGCATCCACATGACCCGGACCAGCGACGGCATCACCGTGCCCATCAGCTGCCACCATTGCGCCAATCCGGCCTGTCTGAAAGCCTGCAACGTGAACGCCTTCCATCAGGACGAGGATGGAGCGGTGGTCCTGGACCCCAAAGCCTGCGTCGGTTGCATGGTCTGCCTGTCGGTTTGTCCCTTTGCAGCCATCTCCCATTCCCGCTCCGGTCCTGATCCGGTGGCCAAGTGCGATCTGTGCGCCGTGCGTCGGGCCAAGGGCATGACCCCGGCCTGTGTGGAGATCTGTCCCTGCGGGGCGATCCTGTTCGGCAGTCCGGATGAGATCGAGGCCGAACTCCGACAACGGGTGGCCGAGGGCATTGTTCAGTCGCACATGCACCCGGAACGCTTCGGCACCCAGGTGGGGCTGCGGGCCATGAAGAAGTCCGTCAGTGTCGAGGGGTATGCCGCGGGCCGGAAAAGCGATCCGGAAGACTGA
- a CDS encoding FAD-dependent oxidoreductase, producing the protein MNTMNYAFICSAPPAPNGLKAAVVGSGPAGLSAAGWLACAGYEVHVYDKLPKAGGLLVFGIPGFRIPAKRIEDAAEKLAEEYGVRFHFCTKICTQDKVCESGDEFVQEMVSLSDLLHECAAVLICTGSWRPRRLNIPGEDLPGVYTSLEFLFPLRACKMAETQVAPPLVEGRRVAVIGAGLSAVDVAQSCLRLGAGKISMLYRKTVDDAPAGRMEIKLLRQRGVHWREQVTPVRITGKDRAQKLVYTQAGGDQNREQEMDVDLVVAAIGEVPTNPFPRELRLEDISKDGKGWLQMTKFEGVFVAGDVLTGPSKIGRAILSGLRAAESLDGWIKSRDPNADAAKEADHG; encoded by the coding sequence ATGAATACCATGAACTACGCATTTATCTGTTCCGCGCCGCCTGCGCCCAATGGGCTGAAGGCGGCGGTGGTCGGATCGGGGCCGGCCGGGCTTTCGGCAGCCGGTTGGCTGGCTTGCGCGGGCTACGAGGTGCATGTCTACGATAAACTGCCCAAGGCCGGCGGGCTGCTGGTCTTCGGTATTCCCGGCTTTCGGATTCCGGCCAAGCGTATTGAGGACGCCGCGGAAAAGCTGGCCGAGGAGTATGGGGTGCGCTTTCACTTCTGTACAAAAATCTGCACCCAGGACAAGGTTTGCGAATCCGGGGATGAATTCGTGCAGGAAATGGTCAGTCTTTCCGATCTGCTGCACGAATGTGCCGCGGTGCTGATCTGCACCGGCAGTTGGCGGCCGAGGCGGCTGAACATCCCCGGCGAGGATCTGCCCGGCGTGTACACCTCTCTGGAATTTCTTTTCCCATTGCGGGCCTGCAAGATGGCTGAGACCCAGGTTGCGCCGCCACTGGTCGAGGGCCGGCGGGTGGCGGTGATTGGTGCCGGTTTGTCCGCGGTGGATGTGGCGCAGAGCTGTCTGCGACTGGGAGCTGGGAAAATCAGCATGCTTTACCGCAAGACCGTGGACGATGCGCCTGCGGGCCGGATGGAGATCAAGCTCCTGCGCCAGCGGGGCGTCCATTGGCGGGAACAGGTCACCCCGGTCCGGATCACGGGAAAAGATCGGGCTCAAAAGCTGGTTTATACCCAAGCCGGTGGAGACCAAAACAGGGAGCAGGAGATGGACGTGGATCTGGTGGTGGCGGCCATTGGGGAGGTGCCCACCAACCCCTTTCCCCGCGAACTCCGGCTGGAGGACATTTCCAAAGACGGAAAGGGGTGGTTGCAGATGACCAAGTTCGAGGGCGTCTTTGTGGCCGGGGATGTGCTCACCGGCCCGTCCAAGATCGGGCGGGCTATCCTCAGCGGGCTGCGGGCCGCGGAATCCCTGGACGGCTGGATCAAATCCAGAGATCCGAATGCAGATGCCGCAAAGGAGGCCGATCATGGCTGA
- a CDS encoding ABC-F family ATP-binding cassette domain-containing protein, with the protein MSKLTIHALTKSYGGRDIFKDFNLEIVGGTRLAVVGANGAGKSTLLRILAGESQPDSGRVITSSGARLGYVAQELETGDLQRGLLSWVMDALPSWAGFWQRWEDAVRHRDEAALQTLAEEQTILEHQLGYSPEHRAKTILCGLGFAEADLSKSLQALSGGWRERAKLARVLTAGADVLLLDEPTNHLDLEAVTWLEEYLLGFSGVLIFVAHDRVFLDKVATQTLYLGEAKPILRPGTFSEFLAWREEMEEQWERQAAAIDEKIRHQAVFIDRFRFKASKARQAQSKLKSTDKLQKELEELRGQRPETRGRTLSFSLPEPTRGDQTVLAAAELEYAFDQGRPLWPPLTFQLYRGQKVALAGPNGAGKTTLLKLISGDLTPQNGRIRVGPNTVMGYFSQHQTEILNPKTSVLAEMRRLAGPKATHFEVCSILGLFLLGENYWERPVASLSGGEKSRLLLGSLFAARANFLVLDEPTNHLDLESREALMSALEEYSGTLIFVAHDRRLLAEAAQEVWGVGPEGLRIFSRGFEEYEAFHKQSTQPECPSLDPAAPSGKAARQLEKERRRVEAQHRNALSRQLKPLRTDFSRCEAELETTLARQTELEQILADPETYARSEEFIRLSKEYHGVEQEAERLIERLEELERRIGELEAPSL; encoded by the coding sequence ATGTCCAAACTCACCATTCACGCTCTGACCAAATCCTACGGCGGCCGGGATATTTTCAAGGACTTCAACCTGGAAATCGTCGGCGGAACCCGCTTGGCCGTGGTCGGTGCCAACGGCGCGGGCAAGTCCACCCTGTTGCGAATCCTGGCTGGGGAATCCCAGCCTGACAGTGGGCGGGTGATCACCTCCAGCGGGGCACGTCTGGGCTATGTGGCCCAGGAACTGGAAACCGGGGATCTGCAACGCGGACTTCTGTCCTGGGTCATGGACGCTTTGCCGTCCTGGGCCGGATTCTGGCAGCGCTGGGAAGATGCGGTTCGGCACCGGGACGAGGCGGCCTTGCAAACCCTGGCCGAGGAGCAGACCATCCTGGAACATCAGCTTGGCTACAGCCCGGAACACCGCGCCAAGACCATTCTCTGCGGGCTGGGATTTGCGGAAGCCGATCTGAGCAAGTCGCTTCAGGCCTTGAGCGGTGGCTGGCGGGAACGGGCCAAGCTGGCCCGGGTGCTCACTGCTGGAGCGGATGTACTGCTTCTGGACGAACCGACCAATCACCTGGACCTGGAGGCCGTAACCTGGCTGGAAGAATACCTGCTCGGGTTCAGCGGCGTGCTGATCTTCGTGGCCCACGACCGGGTTTTCTTGGACAAGGTGGCCACCCAGACCCTCTACCTGGGCGAGGCCAAACCGATTCTCCGCCCCGGCACCTTTTCCGAATTCCTGGCGTGGCGGGAGGAAATGGAGGAGCAATGGGAGCGCCAGGCCGCGGCCATAGACGAGAAAATACGCCACCAGGCCGTCTTCATCGACCGCTTTCGCTTCAAGGCCAGCAAGGCCCGGCAAGCCCAGAGCAAGCTCAAGAGCACGGACAAACTGCAAAAAGAACTGGAGGAATTGCGTGGCCAACGCCCGGAAACACGTGGCAGAACACTCTCTTTTTCCCTGCCCGAACCCACCAGGGGGGATCAGACCGTTCTCGCCGCGGCGGAGCTTGAATACGCTTTTGACCAAGGCCGGCCTCTCTGGCCCCCGCTGACGTTCCAGCTCTACCGAGGACAGAAGGTGGCCCTGGCCGGGCCCAACGGGGCGGGAAAGACCACCCTGCTGAAACTGATCAGCGGGGATTTAACACCGCAAAATGGCCGGATCAGGGTCGGGCCGAACACGGTCATGGGCTACTTCAGCCAGCACCAGACGGAAATTCTCAATCCGAAAACTTCGGTGCTCGCGGAAATGCGCCGTCTGGCCGGACCCAAGGCCACCCACTTTGAGGTCTGCTCCATTCTCGGCCTGTTTCTCCTTGGGGAAAACTACTGGGAGCGTCCGGTGGCCAGTCTCAGCGGCGGCGAAAAAAGTCGGTTGCTGCTGGGTTCCCTGTTTGCGGCCCGAGCCAACTTTCTGGTCCTTGACGAGCCCACCAACCATCTGGACCTGGAGAGCCGTGAGGCGCTGATGAGCGCCCTGGAAGAGTATTCGGGCACACTGATTTTCGTGGCCCACGACCGCCGCCTGCTGGCCGAGGCCGCCCAGGAGGTCTGGGGAGTCGGTCCGGAGGGATTGCGGATCTTTTCACGGGGGTTTGAGGAATACGAAGCCTTTCACAAGCAATCCACACAGCCCGAATGTCCATCCCTGGACCCAGCTGCCCCATCCGGAAAAGCCGCCCGCCAGCTGGAAAAAGAACGCCGCCGGGTCGAAGCCCAGCACCGCAATGCCCTTTCCCGCCAACTCAAACCGCTCCGGACGGACTTCAGCCGTTGCGAGGCAGAGCTGGAGACCACATTGGCCCGCCAGACCGAGTTGGAGCAAATCCTGGCCGATCCTGAAACCTATGCCCGTAGCGAGGAATTCATCCGTTTGAGCAAGGAATATCATGGGGTGGAACAGGAAGCCGAACGATTGATCGAACGACTGGAAGAACTGGAGCGCCGGATCGGGGAACTGGAAGCACCATCACTGTAA
- a CDS encoding SDR family oxidoreductase, with protein sequence MMTTDSYAAVRHSLRQTPKTWLVTGAAGFIGSNLVEALLRLDQQVVGLDNFSTGYQKNLDEIRDGVGPTQWGRFRFLKTDIRDMAACEQAVAGVDYVLHQAALGSVPRSLEDPLDTNANNVTGFLNMLTAARSAGVSRFVYAASSSTYGDHPGLPKVEQTIGKPLSPYAVTKYVNELYAEVFAGCYGFRSIGLRYFNIFGPRQDPEGAYAAVIPKWFAALLRGETPFINGDGETSRDFCYIDNTVQANILAACASSDQAADQVYNVAFGQRTTLNELFGYIRDLVAPRNPAVSAVLPEYRDFRAGDVRHSLADISKARTLLGYDPEYSVHDGLKLAASWYMEKMGTVTVR encoded by the coding sequence ATGATGACAACGGACAGCTACGCTGCCGTCCGGCATTCCCTGCGCCAAACGCCCAAGACCTGGCTGGTCACCGGCGCGGCCGGATTCATTGGTTCCAATCTGGTCGAGGCCTTGCTGCGTCTGGATCAACAGGTGGTCGGCCTGGACAATTTTTCCACCGGATACCAGAAAAACCTGGACGAAATCCGCGATGGAGTTGGCCCGACACAGTGGGGCCGCTTTCGTTTTCTGAAGACCGACATCCGGGATATGGCAGCCTGCGAACAGGCCGTTGCCGGCGTGGACTACGTCCTGCATCAGGCCGCTCTGGGCAGCGTTCCCCGTTCCCTGGAAGATCCACTGGACACCAATGCCAATAATGTCACCGGATTCCTGAACATGCTCACCGCGGCTCGCTCCGCCGGGGTGTCCCGGTTCGTCTACGCCGCGTCCAGTTCCACCTATGGCGACCATCCCGGCCTGCCCAAGGTGGAGCAGACCATCGGCAAGCCGCTCTCCCCCTATGCCGTGACCAAATACGTCAACGAGCTCTACGCCGAGGTCTTTGCCGGCTGCTACGGGTTTCGTTCCATCGGACTGCGTTATTTCAACATTTTCGGACCACGCCAGGACCCGGAGGGCGCCTACGCCGCGGTCATCCCCAAATGGTTTGCCGCCCTGCTGCGGGGAGAAACCCCGTTCATCAACGGCGACGGCGAGACCAGCCGGGACTTCTGCTACATCGACAACACGGTCCAGGCCAACATTCTCGCGGCCTGCGCCAGCAGCGACCAGGCCGCGGACCAAGTCTACAACGTGGCCTTTGGACAACGCACCACCTTGAACGAGCTCTTCGGGTATATCCGTGACCTGGTCGCCCCCCGCAACCCGGCGGTCTCGGCCGTGTTGCCGGAATATCGCGATTTTCGCGCCGGAGACGTCCGCCACTCTCTGGCCGACATCTCCAAGGCCCGCACCCTGCTGGGCTATGACCCGG
- a CDS encoding carboxymuconolactone decarboxylase family protein translates to MSKDKLPKNFQKMQKNHPDFMTAVGNLGKVVRDAGPLDEKTINLLQMAAAAALRMEGAVHSHARRAMSAGATEEEVRHALIVLTSTIGFPAVAAATSWVNDLED, encoded by the coding sequence ATGTCCAAAGACAAACTCCCGAAAAATTTTCAGAAGATGCAAAAAAATCATCCGGACTTCATGACCGCGGTCGGCAATCTGGGCAAGGTGGTCCGGGATGCCGGGCCATTGGACGAGAAGACCATCAACCTGCTCCAGATGGCCGCTGCCGCGGCCCTGCGCATGGAAGGGGCGGTGCACAGCCATGCCCGCCGGGCCATGTCCGCCGGAGCGACGGAAGAAGAAGTCCGTCACGCCCTGATCGTCCTCACCTCGACCATTGGCTTTCCGGCCGTGGCCGCGGCCACAAGCTGGGTCAACGACCTGGAGGATTAG
- a CDS encoding sigma-54-dependent transcriptional regulator: MARVLIIDSDQAICRVLSKKIVRLGHEVQTAHTLEQGLQSTTNSSYDVVYLDVRLPDGRGMDSLARISHGPGAPEVIIITGDSDPDGPEQAIRSGAWDYIQKPSSLKSMIFPLIRALQHREKQKSTASLKALRYGGIVGTSPRMKACMDLLAQVADTEMSVLITGETGTGKELFAKSIHDNSARAKGPYVTVDCASLPENLVESELFGSVKGAFTGASAAREGLIIQANGGSLFLDEIGELPLATQKKFLRVLQERRFRQVGGTTERTSNFRLICATNRDLEEMVEEETFRQDLLYRLQAMHIELPPLRERREDIKDLAVHRMQRLCEQFRVPTKGMSPEFLEALESYDWPGNVRELFNLLENVLFTTRDEGVLYPEHLPMNLRIKIKQALLLRSKNNAVSPESEAPGYHDDHEDDEDAGMPRLPTAAPDQIAVPVTAPDHVPTTARETQPFSESPPVSPAGTSQHDSLAPPPGELDEAFSTDPHTPFPTLRELREKTVGAMEKRYLKELLARSDAELSTALELSGLSRARFYELLKKHSVSFR, from the coding sequence ATGGCCCGCGTACTGATCATTGACAGCGACCAGGCCATTTGCCGGGTGCTTTCGAAAAAAATCGTCCGTCTGGGCCATGAGGTGCAAACCGCGCATACCCTGGAGCAGGGGCTGCAATCCACAACAAACTCGAGCTACGACGTCGTATACCTGGATGTCCGCCTGCCTGACGGCAGGGGGATGGACTCCCTGGCCCGGATCAGCCACGGGCCGGGTGCACCGGAGGTGATCATCATCACCGGTGATTCCGATCCGGACGGGCCGGAGCAGGCCATTCGCAGCGGAGCCTGGGATTACATTCAGAAGCCCTCCTCTCTCAAGTCCATGATTTTCCCCCTGATCCGAGCCCTGCAGCATCGGGAGAAACAGAAGTCCACCGCCTCCCTCAAGGCGCTCCGCTACGGGGGAATCGTTGGAACCAGTCCCAGGATGAAGGCCTGCATGGATCTTTTGGCCCAGGTTGCGGACACGGAGATGTCCGTGCTGATCACTGGGGAAACCGGCACAGGCAAGGAACTTTTCGCCAAATCCATTCACGACAACAGTGCACGGGCCAAGGGTCCCTACGTCACCGTGGACTGCGCCTCCCTGCCTGAAAATCTGGTGGAGTCGGAACTTTTCGGGTCGGTCAAGGGCGCCTTCACCGGGGCATCAGCAGCCCGGGAGGGCCTGATCATCCAGGCCAACGGCGGTTCGCTCTTTTTGGACGAAATCGGCGAGCTGCCCTTGGCAACCCAAAAAAAGTTTCTCCGGGTTCTGCAGGAACGCCGCTTCCGTCAGGTCGGCGGAACCACGGAACGTACCAGCAATTTCCGCCTGATCTGCGCCACCAATCGCGACCTGGAAGAGATGGTCGAGGAGGAGACCTTTCGCCAGGATCTGCTCTACCGGCTCCAGGCGATGCACATTGAGTTGCCGCCGTTGCGGGAACGCCGGGAGGACATCAAGGACCTGGCCGTGCACCGGATGCAACGCCTTTGCGAGCAGTTCCGGGTGCCCACCAAGGGCATGTCTCCCGAATTTTTGGAAGCCCTGGAAAGCTACGATTGGCCTGGAAATGTCCGGGAACTGTTCAACCTCCTGGAAAACGTCCTGTTTACCACCCGGGATGAAGGCGTGCTGTACCCGGAACATTTGCCCATGAATTTGCGCATCAAAATCAAGCAGGCCTTGCTGCTCAGGTCGAAAAACAACGCCGTTTCACCGGAGTCCGAGGCCCCGGGATACCACGACGACCACGAAGATGATGAAGATGCTGGCATGCCCCGGCTCCCCACCGCAGCTCCGGACCAAATCGCTGTCCCTGTGACAGCTCCCGACCATGTGCCAACCACGGCCCGGGAAACCCAACCTTTTTCGGAATCCCCCCCCGTATCCCCTGCTGGAACATCCCAGCACGACAGCCTTGCCCCTCCCCCTGGCGAACTGGACGAAGCCTTTTCCACCGACCCGCACACCCCCTTTCCAACCCTGCGGGAACTTCGGGAAAAAACCGTCGGGGCCATGGAAAAACGCTACCTGAAAGAGCTTCTGGCCCGTTCCGACGCGGAACTGTCCACCGCCCTCGAACTTTCCGGCCTCTCCAGGGCCAGGTTCTACGAGCTGCTCAAAAAGCATTCGGTTTCCTTCCGCTAA
- a CDS encoding type 1 glutamine amidotransferase domain-containing protein, giving the protein MELSNKKVMVMVAEMFNDYEFIYPYYRLLETRAHVEVVGAKAGVVYSSKVGTTATSTAAAADLNPAEFAGVVIPGGYAPDFMRRDKAMVRLVRDLHDQGKVVAAICHAGWMLASADILKGRTVTSFFAIKDDLVHAGANWVDQDVVEDGGLITSRTPDDLPAFMRAVVAALGRV; this is encoded by the coding sequence ATGGAACTGTCCAACAAGAAAGTGATGGTCATGGTGGCCGAAATGTTTAATGATTATGAGTTTATTTACCCGTATTACCGACTTCTGGAAACCCGTGCTCACGTGGAGGTGGTTGGGGCCAAGGCCGGAGTGGTCTATTCCAGCAAGGTCGGGACCACGGCCACCAGCACGGCCGCTGCCGCGGATCTGAATCCGGCGGAGTTTGCCGGTGTGGTTATCCCGGGTGGGTATGCTCCGGATTTCATGCGCCGGGACAAGGCCATGGTCCGGCTGGTGCGGGACCTTCATGACCAGGGCAAGGTGGTGGCCGCCATCTGTCATGCCGGGTGGATGCTGGCTTCGGCCGATATTCTCAAGGGCCGCACCGTGACCTCGTTTTTCGCCATCAAGGACGACCTGGTCCATGCCGGGGCCAACTGGGTGGATCAGGATGTCGTGGAGGACGGCGGGCTGATCACCAGCCGGACCCCTGATGATCTTCCGGCCTTCATGCGCGCTGTGGTCGCGGCCCTGGGCCGGGTCTGA